A window of Rosa rugosa chromosome 7, drRosRugo1.1, whole genome shotgun sequence genomic DNA:
ACAACAAGCCAGACAACACAGCCCATTCGACGACGGCTCCCGTGGGGCGAGTAGCGTAGCGGAGAGGGAAAAAGTTTTTTCTAAACTCTAGAGCGAGTACAGAGAGAGAAGTTTTTTGGTGGTATTCACCCCATGTTAATTTGAATGTTTCAAATGGGCTAGCTATAGCATTAAGGAGTCCTTTCTTGTGGATCGAGCCCTATGCTTTTCAGGATTAAAAACAAGTAATTAGCAGGCCTCAACCCAATTAACAAAAATTGGGTCATAAGTCTCTAAGATCAAGTGTTTAAACTTCCACTCGGCGCCCAGAGCTTGTTGAGTGTAAAGAGAACTATTTACtcatttttcttctcaaaattcATGTTTTTACCATGTTTAGGTTTTAAGCTATCCAAAAAACcatttcaaaaaacaaaacaaacaaaatcctATCACAGTAACAAAGTAAAATGATCTTTTCCTGGCATATTTAAAGTACTGTGGAAGAAAATTTCTAAAGGAAAATGATTGTTTGTCTCAATGAGGTTTAAGATTTGTTGTTTCAATtctaggtgtcatgtcatgtaagcaaatacaaattttactTTCCGTTGTATTGGATCAATGATTCAAAATATTGTTATATAGTCATACGAAATATTACATAATGTTCAATGTTGTAAATGATCAATACTTTTAGTTTCTACTTGTGTCTTCTTACTCTTGGGTTATGGGAACCTATCCAAATCACAACTAATAGTGGTCCATTAGCACAATACATAAGCATCATTAGGACCAATTACACTTAAAATATTGCTCCAAAATGCACCCGAAATGAAAATAATTTGCTATATTAATTTCAATGGGACAAGcagaagaagttcaagaagatgataaagaaaaaagggaagCATATATTAGCCGTCGAGAACACAGTGTACACTAGCTCACAAACCGACCTTGATTGGTCTGCTCATATGCAAATACAGTCAATATGCCAAAGGCACCAAAgaaaacacacaaaaaaaaaaaaaaaaaaaaaattaaggccATACTATTTGTTTGTACTGTTGACAATAAAATACACAAACTATGGTCCATAGCATCTTATCTTGCTCCATTTGTTAATTTGTTACAAAAGCTTTTCCTAAATAAGGACGACCcacaacaacataatcatactTAAGTTATAACTAAGAAGACAATAAGTGTTTGGATTTTCTTAATTGAAAACAATAATTGATAGGTCAATTGGgatatgttttattttattttatacatGACCAATTGGCCGGGATATGTTTTAATCTCTTGCTTTGGCTCCAACCTACAAGCTCCACTAAATTTTCAGAACAGTGTGTCAGGAAGAGGCGCCTCTTCATCCAATCTCTGATTCTCTGCCACGGATTATATAATACTATAACTACAACAGAGCATTAGAGATTACAGGATGTATTATAGATTTCTAATACATACTTTAATGGAGTCATTGCCATGATTATATATCCCTGCTGTAACCCTAATATCAATGCACCAAACCACTTGAGTTATCAAGTCTTTTGACTAGAGAGACCTTCTTGAACCGATCAAATACTCGTGAAGTTGAATGCAATGAGAGAAACAAGTCAAATTTGTAGACTTTGAAAGGATGAATTCTTAGTTATATATATGAAGCAAGGTAATCCGTAATCCAGGCAGTCTTGGTCATAAACTTGAGGCATCGTGACTACCGCTTAATTGATTTCAAATCAACAATCGAGTGTGAAAAAGTCAAGCCACGTATGTTAAAATTAGTATAATGAACTACTTTTTTTTTGGGGTGGTGAGGTGGTCAATATCTATTTGTTTGAATAATTCACAAGTACGTCGCGATACTTTTAAACatagtttaattaattaaataattggTTCCTCATTTCTTGCCCAGCTTTACCCAATGGTGCTCCAAATGCATGCTGCATGTGAAATTTTAATATAAATCAAGCTCGGTACAAGCTAAAACCCCAAGAATAATACACAGTCTGGATGGTCGACCCAGAAATTACACCTAGTATCCAggacatatatatatgaaactCCACATACGTTGTTTGCCCGCTGTCTTTGCTAATTGGTAGAATCTAAATCTTCTTAGTTGAGTCACGAAATCTTCTGCGTGGTTTAATTTAACGTTGTATCATCGTTTTAGCAGAGCTGAACCTTTTTATTAGCCATGCCAGAATCTAAATCTTTCTACTTAAATCTTATGAAATCCAGTAGTACGTACTAGTTCGATCTGCCTTAGCCAACCCAACAGCTGCTATGTGTGAGTTCTGGTATTTTGGTGCATGGTCtgtgataaagtaatatggggttcacatccaaaatcaattggcaatggatgaagtggcccaaacccttataaactcataggcaatgtctcattttttctatgtgggatgtatatactCTCAACACGCCCCTGCACGTGTGGCAAATTTTCAAGCTATACACGTGAAAAACTTTTGGGTGACGTAGAGCTCGTGTGGCCATTAGGCATGCGCACGTGGgtaacctgctctgataccatgataaaataATCTAGGGTTCACATTCAAAACCAATTGTCAATGGATGAAGTGgttcaaacccttataaactcataggtaATGTctcatgataaagtaatctggggttcacatccaaaaccaatggACAATAGAtagagtggcccaaacccttataaactcataggcaacgtcccatttttcccatgtgggatttATATTCGCAACACGTCCCCGCAAGTGTGACGAATTTTCAAGgtatacacgtggacaacttgtATTGGGTGACATGGAGCCCGTTTGGCTGCAAGGCACGTGGGTAACCTGCtctgataaagtaatatgagattcaaaactaattggcaatggatggagtggctcaaactcttataaactcataggcaatgtctcatttttcccatgtgggatttATACTTTCAACACACCTCcgcattttcaagccatacacgtggacaacttatattgggtgacgtggagcccgtgtggccgcaaggcatgcacacgtgggataacccgCTGTGATACCATGATAtataaagtaatctgaggttcacatccaaaatcaattggcaatagatggaatgacccaaacccttataaactcataggcaaggtcccatttttcccatgtgggatgtatatattctcaacagccCTAGGatttagcttttcttcttttggttcTGTTCTTCTGCCCGAGCTATAAACAATTCTGAAGGTAACATCGATAATTATTAGCTCAATTTACGCGGTGAAAGTTTCACTAGCCTTCTTTGAATTCTTCTTTGATTCGCAAACATGTTGTCTGAAGACTATTCCACTACATGTACCAGGGAGAAACATCTACCAATTAATTTACTAAAATGTATTAAGATTTGAAAGACTGCATTATGTACGTCTAAACAAGCAGCAGCCAGGTGCATATTGACCTAACCACGACTATTGAAATTTGACCAGGTTGTGTTAATGTACTTAGCTAATAATAGTATTTCAAAAACTATTCATCGACTAGTTGTACATGGTAATTCAGCTATATATAAATGATGGCTAGCTAGCTGTAATTGATAGAGatttatgttttcttggttcGTTTTTACAGATCTGCTAACCATTTTTTAGTCCCAAAGAAAAGCGAGGGCAAAAAAGAAGAGGTACACTTCTAGGGAAGTTACCTAGAAATAAGACCCTCTCATGGAACCCACTCACCCCATGCATATGTATGCCTCCTATATAAAACCCTTCCATTCCACATTCAACACCACATTATATCAATCCTAGCCTTtgctaatctctctctctctctctctctctctctctctctctctcacattttgcttagctATACTTAAAAGCTATCTGCAACCATGCCTGCCTTAATGCCTGAAACACCCCTTCATGGAATTCATGGATTGGGAAGGGACAACAGTACTACTACTCCTTCACATCCTAGAAGGTATACTTTGATTTCTCATTTACATATGATCATCAATCTTAAATTCTACAGCTTCCTACAATCCATGGAGCCTAgaattttgaaaatattaaaGGGCGAAGTCTACTCTTTAATTCTACACGTAATTCTCAATTCAGTATATCATGAAATTTCTTAGCAGTATCAAAGGTTAAAATCAGAGTGTCATTAGGATTACCATGCCACTGCAACAATGTACTGTGCTTTGTTTTGTTAATATTTAGAAACCAACTAAAAGTGTTATTTTTTACATAATTTAGGTTGGAGGGAAAAGTTGCTATAGTAACGGGCGGTGCACGAGGCATAGGAGAAGCAACAGCGAGGCTTTTCACAAGGCACGGCGCCAAAGTAGTCATTGCCGATGTGGAGGACTCTATCGGCACAACCCTGGCCAATTCCTTAGGCCCTTCAGTCACCTTCGTTCACTGCGACGTCAGCCTCGAAGAAGACATCGAAAACCTAATCGAGTCCACCGTCTCCCGCTACGGCCAGCTCGACATTATGTTCAACAACGCCGGAATCCTCGGCAACCAATCCAAACACAAGAGCATCGTCAACTTCGACGTCGACGAGTTCGACCGCGTGATGCGCGTGAACGTGAGAGGCACGGCCTTGGGGATCAAGCATGCGGCGCGTGTGATGATCCCCAGGGGAGGAGGCTGCATTATTTCAACCGCGAGCGTCGCCGGAGTCGCTG
This region includes:
- the LOC133723320 gene encoding short-chain dehydrogenase reductase 2a gives rise to the protein MPALMPETPLHGIHGLGRDNSTTTPSHPRRLEGKVAIVTGGARGIGEATARLFTRHGAKVVIADVEDSIGTTLANSLGPSVTFVHCDVSLEEDIENLIESTVSRYGQLDIMFNNAGILGNQSKHKSIVNFDVDEFDRVMRVNVRGTALGIKHAARVMIPRGGGCIISTASVAGVAGGLGPHAYTASKHAIVGLTKNAACELGRYGIRVNCISPFGVATPMLVNAWRMSDDDEEEEECMDFGMPCEQEVENMEDFVRGLANLKGPTLRAKDIAEAALYLASDESKYVSGHNLVVDGGITTSRNCVGL